The DNA segment AGCGTTTTTGATGCGGATGTCCTCACGACGAACGCCACAGTCGCGGCATGAGTTTGGGTTACCGTGCCTGCATCGTTCTTCGGCAGGCTCCTCGTTCAACATTGCTGCACATCGCTCAGCATAACCAGGCGTCGGCAAGTCGTTTTCCGTGCCCTCATCGTCGAGGTCCGGAATGTCCGGCATATCAATGACAACGCCTTGTTTTTGGGCATCCTCGATGACCCATTGCGCGTTAAGTTTGCCACCGATTTCCTTTGCCGCCGCATTCATTTGGATAATGCCCTGCGCCCATTGACCACGTGCCGTGCCTTTTGCGGCGATATCTTCGGGCGGGTCAACGTTATACCCTCCCGTCGGCGGATGGCATGAACCGAAGTTTTGCCAAGCCCAATGCGTCAGATATTGCGTTCGCAGACACTCAAACCAAACCTTGGCGTAAAACCTGAGTTTGTCGCGTGCGATGCGTTGGTGAATCGTTCCTTCCGTAACGAACCCCTTGCCGCCCTCGGTGGTAACGGTTTGGCCTGTCCAACCAATTGCCCACTCTTTGCCAGCCCAGTCGATGATTGCCTGATAAATATCGGCAATCTTGCCAGTGCTTTCGATCAATTCATACTTGTATTGCTCGGGGAGCACGAAACGGTTGTCTCGCTGCATTCGTTCGAGTAGCGCCTTGGCTTTGGCGCGTGATTGCGACGTGGTTGGCTTGTCGGCGCGCATCACACGAACCGGCGAGCACACTTCCGAATGTCGCTGTCGGTCGAATGCGGCGTCGCGAGCGAATACGAATGCGAGCGTCGAAAATATCCAAGGCGCTTTGGTGTACGATTTGACGTCGCCATAGGGCGTAAAAAGTACCCATTCGCCGTCGCCCGGTTTGATCTCGACTTCGCCGTCTCGCGTCATCAAATACCACGCCTGCGAATTCGGGTCCTGTCGCAACCAGCGCGGATCCCACCAGCGCATGCGCGGGATAAGTCGATCGCCAACCTCGCGCGTTTTCGGTTCGAGCATTTGCCCGATGCCCGCGCCAAAGCCAATTCCATCGAGAAAAACGCTCGCGGCTTCTGACTCCGGGAACATGAGTCCGAAATCGCCGGGCGTGTTGTCGCAATCGACAAGCGCGGACACCTGCTCCGGGTCGCCTTGCAGGTTCAGCGGCAAGCCAAGGATCCCGTGTGAGATTGTCGATGCGATACCGCTTGACGTGCCAAACTCGACAAGTGACGCGCGCCAAAGATCGGCGCCGAGCATCAACCGCCCGTCGTGCGCTTCATCGATAGCTTGTCGCCGGCGCTTTGCGGTGTACTCGTTCGAGGCTCGCGACGGCAGCGTGACGACCGTCGGGGATACCGCGCCACCCTTGCGCACGTATGCCGACTCGCGCCCGTGGTAGCGGGTGTCGCGAACGGATGCAGAGCGGGTAGCACGGGCGGGTTTGGCCAAGAAGGCGTTCCGACCGATGGAGGCGCCGCAGGGAGGAGCGGCGGGGGCAAAGTGCCCCTACGATCGGAACGTTCGACGCTTGACACGTCCGCGACGAGCGGTCAAGCGCCGCCGTAAGGTTTTACGGTTTGCCCTCTATTCGTAGCGCGAACCGCCTGAGCAGCCGTCGCCCCTGTTGGAACCGAACGACTCGAAGTCCAGCGCCTCATCCGGTGGTGACGTTCCCACACCCGCATGCGCGAGAGCTCGCGCGAGGACTTGGCCAAGCTCGCCGTGCCCTGTCCCATGATGCGCCACGATTGCCTTGCCGTCGTTTCCGCGTCGCACTTGCCGAAGCTGCGCCACTGCTTGCTCGATGTTCTCGCATCCGGATAGGACAATCGGACACGGGTCGTGCGCAAGCGCCACGTCAATCGGTTCGTATATCTGCGCGGTAGCACGAGCGGTGTCGACATACTTCGTTTCGATGCCCTTTTCGGCGCCAACAATCTCGACAGCATCGCCACCCCACCCGTCCGACCACCACGCTGGCACGCATCCGTGTGCAAGAATGATGCGTGCCATGTCCGGGAGCACGACATTGCGCAAGTCAAGAGGCAGCCCGCCAGGCTTACGAGACCATTGTTTGAGCACCAACGGCCTGAACTGGTAGCGTCTTTCGCGCGCCGATGTTCCCAGACGAACCTCGTGAATGACGCGCTCGACGATGCCCAACGCGCTCGGGTTTTTCTTGGCACCTGTGTCGATGGCAGCGAACCGTCCATCGACTTCACGCGAGACGACGCGCACCGTAAGCACTGCGCGGTCAATTGTTTGGGGCTCAAAGTAATCGCCTTCCTCGGCGCCGTCGCTAGGCTTGCTACCGTTCTCGCGCAACCACTTCGCAACGCGTTTGCGCAAGCGAAGGAAACCGCCCCAAACGTCGTGCGTCGGGTTGCCGACCCAACTCGGAATCCACGGACTCGATTCGGTCAACGATGATGCCCACTGTCGAATCGTGCGAGCGTCGTCGGTTCGTCCTTCTGAAACCAGGCGCGAAGCGACAAGCTCGAATCCGGCGACCGCGTCGGCGACGAACGGACCAAGGCGCGCGACGAAGTGCAAGTCGTCATCGCCTGCTTCGATGTCGCGTATGAGCGTCGCGTCGATCGTGTTCGCCGACGAAATGCGCATGTGCTTTTTTTCTTTTGCGTCGCCACGAAACGCGCCTGCCATCGCATCCAGAACATCGTCAGCAGTGGACGTGCCGAGATCCTTGTCCGCTTTCCAGAACGCTTCTTCGTCGTTCGTTCCGCCGCACAACGTTGGACCGCGCAAGGCATCCTTCGTGTTCGGGTAAACGCGCACCTCGATTGGGTGTCCCTTCGCATCCTCGAACCCGATTTCGCTGCGCCCGTCCTTTCGTCGGTGGATCTTCAGATCGGAGTTGCTGAGACCAACCGCCTTGAGCGCGCTTTCGAGGGGCCCAAATTTCAGGTTGGTTTCGTTCATGTCTTTGGACAGGTACGGCCAGATCCACGTTTCTCCCGGCGGTACGTTGCGATCGGCGAAGATGCATTCCGTCACGACGACGGCGGTTTGCGTGTCACTCTTGCCTGCTCCGCGCCCCTCGCACGCGAGCAGCACGGGTTTTCCGCTCTCGTACCACTTGGTCAACATCCAACGGTGATACGGCGAGAACGCGTGCGCACCTGGACGCGCGGCAAGTCGTGCTTCCACGGCGAACAGAAAGCCGAGCATGCCGCCGCCAAACTTCACCGCATCCTCTCGAAGCTTTCGCCATCGATCGGCGCCGGTCTTCTCGTCGCGCGCAACAAGCTTGACCTCGGCCGCACGTTGTTCTGCGAGCGCGCGGCCGATCATCTCGGCGTCCTCGACCTCGCGCCGAAAGTCGTCATCACGCTCGATCCATCCAAGCAGCGTCTTGGCCGGCGTCACGATGGCACCAGCCGCCTCGACACGCGTCTTGCCCTCGCGCAACGCAAGCAAAAGTTTTCCCTTGACGTCTGGTCGCTTATATGCCGCAACGTTTCCCACGGACAAACCTCGTTGGTAAAGCGGCCTATTCTACGGAGAAAAAAGATAATTACTAGTCTTGTCTGTTGGGGCCGAAAGGGCCAAGGTGCGTTCGTGACGGAATCGGAACGTCGATGGCGCAAGGCGCCGACTGAGAAGCAACGCGCCTGGATGAGGCGCCGCGTCAAAAATACTGCGCGCGGACAACAAGACATCCTTGGCGAAGTGATCCGTCTTGGCCAGCGCGCATTCGACAAGAAACATCGACTTGGGAGATACCGTGATGAATGAGGCCGTGATCCAAATCCCGAATGAAAACGTTTCGCGCCAACCGAACCGATCAGTGCGCAGGGCCAAGGCGTCGCAATTGCGCAAAGCTTTGGTCAAAAAGACGCGCGGAAAGAAGATCACGCGCCGCAAGGTGTCCAAGTGACTGAGGATGAGCAACGATTTTGGGACGCGGCTGCGATTGCCGCCATAAGTGCCCCCGTAGATGACGTTTTTTACGGTGGCCCGTCCGGTCGCGAAATTCGGCGCGCGTTGTTGTCGCCACAGGTCGCGGCAATGCGTGCGGACGAACTGCTACATGAACGACGCGTACGAAACGAGCGTCAAAAGAGTTCCACCACGGCCTAGCCTTGGTGGACGCAACGGGCGGGCCCTGTTGCGAATTGTTGACCGTGCGTGGGTTCCATACTGCGCGGTCATAGTCGGAGGCGGTTGTAAACGGATGACGTGTGCGCGTGACGGGTTCATCAGCCCAATCCACGGCTGCGCATCGATTCGCAGGACACCCGCTCAACCAGCGCGCTCGCTCGCGTCCGACGAATGCGGCGTTTGGCGGTATCGTAAACCGTCGTTGGAGCGCAGGAAGCGGGGAGTCTCCGCGGGCCTGACTCGAGCTCGTATCTCGACGCTCCACTATCGAAAGGAGGCTGCTTAGCGTTGACGCATTACACAATAACGGGATAGGCGCTGGACTCACTGCCGGCGCGTTTGGGGCTGTGTACCGTCGTGTGACCGCGGGGCTTTACGTGGCTCGCCGATGGGAACGGTAGGCGGGTTCGACTCCCGTCAGCTCCACCGGCGACATTCGGTCGCCAACCTCTGCGCCGCCAAGTCTATCCCGCAGAATGCAACGGCGTTGGGGTGCA comes from the Polyangiaceae bacterium genome and includes:
- a CDS encoding DUF935 family protein, coding for MAKPARATRSASVRDTRYHGRESAYVRKGGAVSPTVVTLPSRASNEYTAKRRRQAIDEAHDGRLMLGADLWRASLVEFGTSSGIASTISHGILGLPLNLQGDPEQVSALVDCDNTPGDFGLMFPESEAASVFLDGIGFGAGIGQMLEPKTREVGDRLIPRMRWWDPRWLRQDPNSQAWYLMTRDGEVEIKPGDGEWVLFTPYGDVKSYTKAPWIFSTLAFVFARDAAFDRQRHSEVCSPVRVMRADKPTTSQSRAKAKALLERMQRDNRFVLPEQYKYELIESTGKIADIYQAIIDWAGKEWAIGWTGQTVTTEGGKGFVTEGTIHQRIARDKLRFYAKVWFECLRTQYLTHWAWQNFGSCHPPTGGYNVDPPEDIAAKGTARGQWAQGIIQMNAAAKEIGGKLNAQWVIEDAQKQGVVIDMPDIPDLDDEGTENDLPTPGYAERCAAMLNEEPAEERCRHGNPNSCRDCGVRREDIRIKNA